From the genome of Ictalurus furcatus strain D&B chromosome 4, Billie_1.0, whole genome shotgun sequence, one region includes:
- the LOC128606351 gene encoding ADP-ribosylation factor 5, giving the protein MGLTISSLFGRLFGKKQMRILMVGLDAAGKTTILYKLKLGEIVTTIPTIGFNVETVEYRNICFTVWDVGGQDKIRPLWRHYFQNTQGLIFVVDSNDRERVAESADELSKMLQEDELRDAVLLVFANKQDLPNAMPVSELTDKLGLQSLRSRTWYVQATCATQGTGLYEGLDWLSNELSKR; this is encoded by the exons ATGGGGCTGACCATCTCCTCACTGTTCGGGAGACTGTTCGGGAAGAAACAGATGAGAATTCTGATGG tgggTCTGGACGCTGCAGGTAAAACCACAATATTGTACAAGCTGAAACTTGGAGAAATTGTGACTACGATCCCAACCATCG GGTTTAATGTGGAGACTGTGGAGTACAGGAACATCTGCTTCACCGTGTGGGATGTTGGTGGTCAGGATAAAATCCGTCCTCTGTGGAGACACTACTTCCAGAACACTCAG GGTCTGATCTTCGTGGTGGACAGTAATGACCGAGAGAGAGTGGCCGAGTCTGCTGATGAACTCTCCAAAATG ctGCAGGAAGATGAGCTGAGGGACGCCGTGCTGCTGGTGTTCGCCAACAAACAGGATCTGCCCAACGCCATGCCGGTCAGCGAACTCACAGATAAACTGGGCCTGCAGAGTCTGCGCAGCCgaacg TGGTATGTCCAGGCCACGTGTGCTACACAAGGAACCGGGCTCTATGAGGGACTGGACTGGTTATCCAACGAGCTGTCCAAACGCTAA
- the LOC128606352 gene encoding ADP-ribosylation factor 5 has translation MGLTISSIFGRLFGKKQMRILMVGLDAAGKTTILYKLKLGEIVTTIPTIGFNVETVEYRNICFTVWDVGGQDKIRPLWRHYFQNTQGLIFVVDSNDRERVAESADELSKMLQEDELRDAVLLVFANKQDLPNAMPVSELTDKLGLQSLRSRTWYVQATCATQGTGLYEGLDWLSNELSKR, from the exons ATGGGTTTAACAATTTCCTCGATCTTCGGGAGACTTTTTGGGAAGAAGCAGATGAGAATATtaatgg tGGGTTTGGACGCAGCGGGAAAAACAACAATACTGTACAAACTGAAGCTCGGAGAAATCGTCACAACCATCCCTACCATCG GGTTTAATGTGGAGACTGTGGAGTACAGGAACATCTGCTTCACCGTGTGGGATGTTGGTGGTCAGGATAAAATCCGTCCTCTGTGGAGACACTACTTCCAGAACACTCAG GGTCTGATCTTCGTGGTGGACAGTAATGACCGAGAGAGAGTGGCCGAGTCTGCTGATGAACTCTCCAAAATG ctgcaGGAAGATGAGCTGAGGGACGCCGTGCTGCTGGTGTTCGCCAACAAACAGGATCTGCCCAACGCCATGCCAGTCAGCGAACTCACAGATAAACTGGGCCTGCAGAGTCTGCGCAGCCgaacg TGGTATGTCCAGGCCACGTGTGCTACACAAGGAACCGGGCTCTATGAGGGACTGGACTGGTTATCCAACGAGCTGTCCAAACGCTAA